The Christiangramia salexigens genome includes the window CAGGTCCTATTGCATTCGTTGGTCTCGCCGTGCCCCATCTGGTAAGACAGGTAATTCCATCTTCAAATCATATCAGTCTGGTACCGGCGGTGATCTTTGGTGGAGCAATCTTGATGCTTATCTGTGATATTATTGCCCAACTTCCAGGAAGTGAAATCAGTTTGCCAATTAATGCCATAACTTCGCTAATCGGAGCACCGGTAGTTATCTGGTTGCTCGTAAGAAAAAGAAAAATAAATTTTTAGGTGAGAAAGGATATCTCAAATACCGTTCTTAAAACCAATGACCTCAGTATAGGTTATAAGAAGAAAAATTTAATTAATTGTATCGCCAGAGGAATCGATTTTGAGATCAATAAAGGCGAATTAACGGCTGTTATAGGTGTTAACGGCGCTGGAAAATCCACCTTATTAAAAACATTAAGTGGATTAATCCAACCCATTAAAGGTGAGGTTCTTATAAATAATTTAAAGCTAAACAATATTTCCCCAGAAGAAATGGCTAAACAGGTAAGCCTTGTACTTACCGAACAGAGCATTTCAAAAAGTTTAAGCGTAATGGAACTTGTCGCCCTGGGAAGACAACCTTACACAGACTGGCTGGGACGCCTTACCAAAACCGACCTTAAGAATTTGATGAATGCTATAGAACTGGTTAACATCCGATCTATAAAGAATAAAAAGTGCTATGAATTAAGTGACGGGCAGTTTCAAAAGGTTCTTATTGCAAGAGCCCTTGCTCAGGACACCTCATTAATTATTCTCGATGAACCCACTACCCATCTGGACCTGTATCACAAGGCTTACGTTTTAAAATTACTTCAAAGGCTAACCAAAGATACCAATAAAGCCATTCTTTTTGCCACCCATGAAATCAACCTAGCACTGCAGTTATGCGACAAACTTCTAATAATCAGAGAAGACAGGGTGCTGTTTGGAAAGCCATCTAAGCTTATTGAATTAGACGCTTTTCAGGATCTTTTCCCGGGAGAATTAATTCATTTTGATAAGGAATCCTCAAGCTTTAAGATCAAATAGATTTATTTTTAAATAAACTGTCACCCTTCCCTCTAAAATTCTTAATTAAGTATATTTGAAGAAAGCGTTTCTTAAATGAATGACTATCTGTTAATCGCCTTAATATTTATAGTTGCCTTAAGTATTGGCATCTATATTGGAAGACTTATTTCAGGTCTAAAATCCAAAAATTCAATCGGAATACTTCAGGAAAAAAACAATCAACTGTCACTTCAATTAGAAGACTATAAAAATCAGATAAACAGAAATTTAGAATCATATAAAAGCGAATATTCAGCACTTAAAGAGGAAGCCGGAAACAGTATTCAAAAACTTGAAAATGAAAAGGAAGAAATCCGCCGGGAAAAGGAATTTATAAGTCTGGAGCTCACCAGAAAAACTTCAGAATTCAACAACCTCAAACAGAAGAACGAAGAACAAAAAGCCGAAGTGGAAAAACTTCAGGAACGCTTCACTAAAGAGTTCGAAAATCTAGCGAATAAAATACTTGACCAAAAATCTGAGAAATTCACCAATATCAACAAACAGAATATTGAGAACATTCTGGATCCTCTCAAGGAAAAAATAAAAACCTTTGAGGACAAGGTAAATTTCAGCAACAATGAATCCATCAAAAGGCATGCTGAATTAGGAAAACAGTTGCAATTCCTAAACGAACAGAACACCAGAATTAGCGAAGAAGCAAACAATTTAACCAAAGCTTTAAAGGGAGACACCAAGATGCAAGGGAATTGGGGCGAAATGGTATTGGAAAGAGTCCTTGAGCGAAGCGGTTTACAAAAAGGAAGTGAGTATTTTGTTCAGCAAAGCTTCAATACCAGCGAGGGACGCAGACTCATGCCAGATGTTATTATCCATATGCCGGGAGAAAAGAAAATGGTGGTGGATTCCAAGGTTTCCCTTAATGCATATGAGCGTTATTCTAATGAGACAGAGAATAAGGAAAAAACAATACACCTAAAAAACCATCTGACTTCGGTTAGAAACAGGGTAAATGAGCTTAGCAATAAGAATTACCACGCCATTTATGAAATGGACAGTCCAGATTTTGTATTGCTCTTCATCCCTATAGAAGCTGCTTTTGCTGTGGCTTCTCAGGAA containing:
- a CDS encoding ABC transporter ATP-binding protein, which translates into the protein MRKDISNTVLKTNDLSIGYKKKNLINCIARGIDFEINKGELTAVIGVNGAGKSTLLKTLSGLIQPIKGEVLINNLKLNNISPEEMAKQVSLVLTEQSISKSLSVMELVALGRQPYTDWLGRLTKTDLKNLMNAIELVNIRSIKNKKCYELSDGQFQKVLIARALAQDTSLIILDEPTTHLDLYHKAYVLKLLQRLTKDTNKAILFATHEINLALQLCDKLLIIREDRVLFGKPSKLIELDAFQDLFPGELIHFDKESSSFKIK
- the rmuC gene encoding DNA recombination protein RmuC, giving the protein MNDYLLIALIFIVALSIGIYIGRLISGLKSKNSIGILQEKNNQLSLQLEDYKNQINRNLESYKSEYSALKEEAGNSIQKLENEKEEIRREKEFISLELTRKTSEFNNLKQKNEEQKAEVEKLQERFTKEFENLANKILDQKSEKFTNINKQNIENILDPLKEKIKTFEDKVNFSNNESIKRHAELGKQLQFLNEQNTRISEEANNLTKALKGDTKMQGNWGEMVLERVLERSGLQKGSEYFVQQSFNTSEGRRLMPDVIIHMPGEKKMVVDSKVSLNAYERYSNETENKEKTIHLKNHLTSVRNRVNELSNKNYHAIYEMDSPDFVLLFIPIEAAFAVASQEFPGLYSDAFEKNIIIVTPTTLLAVLKTIDSMWQNEKQKQNAIEIATQAGALYDSFTNLTDELLKLGRQMDTAQNSYDSAMKKLTGKGNLLRRVEKLKKLGAKASKQIDQKLLKNTETEDEKETENETLNLQ